The nucleotide window CCAGGCTGCATCGGCGATCTCGGCATAGGCCCCGGCATAGGCATCCATTGTGTCGGACAGACCGGAAAAGATCTCCTCCGCCCCGTCATGGGTGGCATAGGCGCCTTCGCTGGCAAACAGCTCCCGTCCGGTTTCGGGATGGTCGATCAGCATGCAGGGGCGCAGTAGATTGTCATGCTCCCCCTGCTTCTGCCGGATCTTCCTGAAGAGCGGCGAACCGAGGGCCTCACGAATGGTGGTACGGCGGATGTTGTCCACAGCAAAGTGACAGAAGACGCACGGCTCGATGTCGCCGTTGGCGTTGACATGGAAGTACTTCCGTCCCCCGGCCAGACAGCCCGACACCATGGGGCCGTCGTTCCAGAAGTCGATGAACAGCATCGGCTTCTGGTCGCGGAAAGCGGCCACGCTCCGGCGCAGATGATCGCGCTGTTCAGGGGTCGGCATCAGTTCCGGGTCGGGTTTTCTGCCCACCGGTACGTAGGAAAACAGCCACAGGGCGAATACCCCTTTGGAAACCAGCATATCAATGTAGGCGGGATCGGTGATCAGGGCGCTGTTTTTGCGCGAATGGGTAAAGGAGCCGCAGAAGGAGAGCCCTGCTTCCCGCAGCAGATCCATGGCGTGCATGACCTTGTCGAAATGCCCTGCTCCGCGCCGTTCGTCGGTCTCCTGCTGGTACCCCTCCAGCGAGAAGGCCGGCATGACGTTGCCCACCTCGATCAGCTGGCGCACCATCTGTTCGTCGATCAGGCCGCCGTGGGTAAAGACCAGAAAAGCCATGTCGCTGTGCTTCCTGAAGATCTCGAAGATGCCCTCCATGTAGAAGGGTTCTCCGCCGGAAATGACGGCGAAGTAGATCCCCATCTCCTTGATCTGCATCAGGATCGAGTCCAGTTCGTCCAGGGACAGTTCCAGGGATTTGTTGTAATCGCCGGCATAGCAGCCGTAACAGGCCAGGTTGCAGCGCATGGTGGGACTGATCACCACCGTCGAAGGGGGGTAGAAGCCGTTCTGATCGCCCCACTCCTTGCGGCGGTTGGTGCCGTTCAGCAGATGGTTGACTGCCAGGTTGCTGATCCACTTGTCACGTTGGCCCGGATGCAACTCTCGCAGGATGCGGCGTGGAAACTCGATGGCGGGATGTTTGTCACGAATCAGCCCCCTGATCCAGCGGATGCGTTCCTTGTAGTAATCCTTCTTGGGGATCATCTCCATCAGATGCGTCATCCTGATCAGGGTTTCATCGGACGAACCGGTGGCCATCTCCAGGAGGTAGCTCAGGATTTTTTCCTTGGTATAGTTCTTCAACGACTGGATCATCGTGACTCCCTGTTTTCTGTTCCCACCCTGCCCCGCTCTCCGCAATTCCGGAACGTGGCGCGCCACATTCTACATGTGACGCAGAAATACCTTGCAAATACTCCAGGTGTCGCGAACCGGACGAAAATGGCTGGTGGCGCGGCCGTCTGCCACGCGGGCGGCCACCGGAAGCGAGGCGACCGTGAAACCGCTGCGCCAGGCTTTCATCAGCAGCTCCATTTCGAGATCATACCCCTCGGCCGACAGACTGACCGATCTGAGCAGCCGGCTGGAATAACACCGAAAGCCGGACTGGCTGTCGGTGATCTCGAATCCCGTCCGTTTGCGCATGCACCAGACCCCGAAACGGTTCCAGACCTTTCTCAACCCGGCCATCTCCTCGAACTGGCGGAAGCGCGATGCGATCAATACATCGGTGCCTGACTCCCTGGCAGCCAGGGCAAGCCGCGGGATGGCCGAGACATCGTGCTGTCCGTCGGCATCCACGGTAACGACCGCTTCGTACCCTTTTTCCAGGGCCCAGGTGAAACCGGTCATGAGAGCCCGCCCCTTGCCGCGGTTGCGATCATGTGACAACAGGGTGACCGGCAAGCCGGCGACGATACGGGCAGTGGCATCGGTGGAACCGTCGTCCACCACCACGACCGGCAATCCGAGCTCCTGGCACTCCCGTGTCACCTCAGCCACGCTCTTTTCGGCATTGAAAGCCGGAATCAGGATACAGGTTGCCACGATTCGACCAGGTCCAGCAGGGTTGTGAAGCGGAAACGCTCCAGCAGGGCCGCGATCCGTCCGGCAGCGTCGCTGCGGGGACCGTAGGTGGCAAAACTCCTCAGGGGATGCAGTTTGACCCGCGGACTTTCCGGATCAACCTCCCGCGGATGCAGATACAGAACCGCCGGCTGCTTCACGTCGTGGTAGCGCGCCACCGTTGCTGCGATCATCCGGAAGGGAAACAGGCGAAATCCCCAGCCTCCGCCGGTCGGGAGGTTGAAAAGGGGCATCGGCGTCACCATTGGTGGCACTTCCCACAGTTCCCCTGCTCCGGCCCGCACGCGTGAGGGATGAAGGGCCGAACCGCTGCCCGCCAGAAAGGGGAGCGGATTGCGGCTTGAATCATACAGATAGCCCCTCCGGACAAGAACGGCATCCACCCAGGGTGTCCGCATCGACACCGACCAGCGCGGCGCACGGAATCCGAAGGGTCGTTTTCCGGTCTGGTCCAGCAGTATCGCTTCGGTCCGCTCCAACTCGCATTCGAATTCTTCAACGGTCAGGTCATGCAGCAGGCGATGGGACCAGCCATGGGAAGCCACCTCGTGCCCCTGCCGTTCGATCATCGGCGCCAGCTCCGGTTCTGCCTCAGCCACGCATCCGAGCATGAAAAAAGTGGCTTTTGCACCGTGGCTGTCAAGCAGCGTCAGGATACGCTCGGTGGCCTGCCGCACCCGCCAGGCCGAGCGCGGAATTTCCGGCTGCTGCCCGGCGCACACATGAAACCAGTCCTCCACATCTACCGTCAGTGCATGTATCTGATTATCGGGCACTCACCCCTGCCTCAAAATAATTTAAAATAACAGCTCGCCGGTCTTTCCGTCAATAGCTGTTGTACCCCTTCTGCCGCACCAGGCGGGCTCAGAGGGGCTGTTCCTGCTATGCCAGGGTAAAGTTGCCCAGGCCGAAGGCAGCGGTCTTTCCGGCATTCAGGTAGGTGCCGAGCGCCAGAAAGGGCAGCAGTCCACTGAAGTCGCCGCTGAAACAGCCGTGGCCCGCGATGCCCGACAGGCGCCTTCCCCCGCCAGGCAGGCATGCGGTGACGAAATGATCCTCGCAGAGCGCGATCGCATCGGCCTGGCGGGACAGGTCCCGGAAATCGCAATCCGCCTGACAACCTCCGTAATAGTAGGCCAGGGATGAAATCCTCCGCAGCAGTGAACGGGCGAACAAAGCAAAACTGAAATGTGTCAGCTGCCGCCCCTCAGACAGGAGCTTGAGCGGGGTCAGCAGGCGGATTTCCTGCCACTCCAGGTTCCAGGCGCGGCTTTCCAGGATACCGACCGATGACAACACCACCAGGTTCTCCGGCCGGCTCAAACGGCTCCCATGCCCCAGCTGCAGTCGCGTCCCCTGGTAATCGCACGATTCGATCGACAGGATCTGGCACCGTCGCTGCTCCTCATCACCGGAGAGCAGGCTTGAAAAGCCCTCCAGCAACATGTCGAGACAGGCAATTGCCGATCCGGCCACCACCAGCCGGCACTCGATGGTGCCGGCCTGCCCCCCTGATACCGGAAATGAGAAGGCAAAAGGGAGTGGCGGCTTCTGATGACGTTTGAGCGCATCCGGATCCGGCGCAAGCTCCTGCCCGAATACCATATGCCAAGCGCATGCGCCCCTGCCGGAACAGCTCTGACAGCTCCGCGACGGCAATCGGCAGCCTGCCGGGCGGCAGACCGCCGCAAAGTCCGCACCCCTGCCGGTCAGCCAAAGGACAAATGCTGCCGGATTGCCGGCCCGGATAGTTATGCGAATGTCGATGAGATTGAATTCCATGATCTGCCGTAAACGCTTTACGATGAGACGCAGAGCCCGAAACGGGAGCCCTCAAAACCTGGACAGCTTCACCCATACGACAAAAAAAGGGCAGCCGGAGGGCTGCCCTGATTCTACCGCATTATAATCGAAAAACAATAGCCGTTAGCCGAATTGTGCCTTGAGGAATTCGCGGTTCATCCGGGCGATGAACTTGACGTTGATTCCCTTGGGACAGGAGGCCTGGCACTCGTAGTGGTTGGTGCAGTTGCCGAACCCGCAGTCGGCCATGGCCTGGGTCATGCTCCTGACACGCTGCTTGGCCTCGACCTTGCCTTGCGGCAACAGTGCCAGCTGTGAGACCTTGGCGCCGGTGAACAGCATTGCGGCGCCGTTGGGGCAGCCGGCAACGCAGGCACCGCACTGGATGCATTCGGCTGCGTCCATGGCCTCATCGGCAATGGGCTTGGGAATCAGGATGGCATTCCCGTCGGCAATACCACCGGTATGGCAGGAGGTGTAGCCGCCGGCCTGCTGGATCTTGTCCAAAGCGCTGCGGTCGACGATCAGGTCCTTGATGATCGGGAAGGCGCGCGCCCTCCAGGGCTCGATGTAGATGGTGTCGCCATCCTTGAACTTACGCATGTGCAGCTGGCAGACGGTGGTGCGCTCCTGGCCGCCGTGGGGGGCGCCGTTGATAACCTGGGAGCACATGCCGCAGATCCCCTCGCGGCAATCGTGGTCGAACACGATCGGTTCCTTGCCGGCCAGGATCAGGTCCTCGTTGACGCAGTCGAGCATTTCCAGGAAGGAGTGGTGCTCGGTGATGTTTTTGGCGGCATAGGTCTCGAACTTGCCCGGATCGTTGGCATTCTTTTGGCGCCACACGATCAGCGTCAGTGTCATGGTCTTGTGATCGCTCATTATTTGTAGCTCCTTACGGCGAGATGTACGTTATCGAACTTCAACGGCTCCTTGTGCAGCTCGGGCTCCTTGTCGACCCCCTTGAATTCCCAGGCGCCTACGTAGCAGTAGTTGGCGTCGTCGCGCTGAGCTTCGCCCTCGTCCTGGTATTCCACACGGAAGTGGCCGCCGCAGGACTCGTTGCGGTGATGGGCGTCGCGGCACATGAGTTCGGCGAACTCGAGGAAGTCGGCAGTGCGGCCGGCGTTTTCCAGCTGCTGGTTCAGTTCGGCGCCGGAACCGGACA belongs to Geobacter sp. SVR and includes:
- a CDS encoding radical SAM protein, coding for MIQSLKNYTKEKILSYLLEMATGSSDETLIRMTHLMEMIPKKDYYKERIRWIRGLIRDKHPAIEFPRRILRELHPGQRDKWISNLAVNHLLNGTNRRKEWGDQNGFYPPSTVVISPTMRCNLACYGCYAGDYNKSLELSLDELDSILMQIKEMGIYFAVISGGEPFYMEGIFEIFRKHSDMAFLVFTHGGLIDEQMVRQLIEVGNVMPAFSLEGYQQETDERRGAGHFDKVMHAMDLLREAGLSFCGSFTHSRKNSALITDPAYIDMLVSKGVFALWLFSYVPVGRKPDPELMPTPEQRDHLRRSVAAFRDQKPMLFIDFWNDGPMVSGCLAGGRKYFHVNANGDIEPCVFCHFAVDNIRRTTIREALGSPLFRKIRQKQGEHDNLLRPCMLIDHPETGRELFASEGAYATHDGAEEIFSGLSDTMDAYAGAYAEIADAAWENEFKDHPAQSKKRGTRG
- a CDS encoding glycosyltransferase family 2 protein — translated: MATCILIPAFNAEKSVAEVTRECQELGLPVVVVDDGSTDATARIVAGLPVTLLSHDRNRGKGRALMTGFTWALEKGYEAVVTVDADGQHDVSAIPRLALAARESGTDVLIASRFRQFEEMAGLRKVWNRFGVWCMRKRTGFEITDSQSGFRCYSSRLLRSVSLSAEGYDLEMELLMKAWRSGFTVASLPVAARVADGRATSHFRPVRDTWSICKVFLRHM
- a CDS encoding succinate dehydrogenase/fumarate reductase iron-sulfur subunit, which produces MSDHKTMTLTLIVWRQKNANDPGKFETYAAKNITEHHSFLEMLDCVNEDLILAGKEPIVFDHDCREGICGMCSQVINGAPHGGQERTTVCQLHMRKFKDGDTIYIEPWRARAFPIIKDLIVDRSALDKIQQAGGYTSCHTGGIADGNAILIPKPIADEAMDAAECIQCGACVAGCPNGAAMLFTGAKVSQLALLPQGKVEAKQRVRSMTQAMADCGFGNCTNHYECQASCPKGINVKFIARMNREFLKAQFG
- a CDS encoding polysaccharide deacetylase family protein: MPDNQIHALTVDVEDWFHVCAGQQPEIPRSAWRVRQATERILTLLDSHGAKATFFMLGCVAEAEPELAPMIERQGHEVASHGWSHRLLHDLTVEEFECELERTEAILLDQTGKRPFGFRAPRWSVSMRTPWVDAVLVRRGYLYDSSRNPLPFLAGSGSALHPSRVRAGAGELWEVPPMVTPMPLFNLPTGGGWGFRLFPFRMIAATVARYHDVKQPAVLYLHPREVDPESPRVKLHPLRSFATYGPRSDAAGRIAALLERFRFTTLLDLVESWQPVS
- the cas6 gene encoding CRISPR system precrRNA processing endoribonuclease RAMP protein Cas6, with amino-acid sequence MEFNLIDIRITIRAGNPAAFVLWLTGRGADFAAVCRPAGCRLPSRSCQSCSGRGACAWHMVFGQELAPDPDALKRHQKPPLPFAFSFPVSGGQAGTIECRLVVAGSAIACLDMLLEGFSSLLSGDEEQRRCQILSIESCDYQGTRLQLGHGSRLSRPENLVVLSSVGILESRAWNLEWQEIRLLTPLKLLSEGRQLTHFSFALFARSLLRRISSLAYYYGGCQADCDFRDLSRQADAIALCEDHFVTACLPGGGRRLSGIAGHGCFSGDFSGLLPFLALGTYLNAGKTAAFGLGNFTLA